GCCTAGCCAAATGGCAGATGATTCTTTCAGAGTTTGATATTGTTTTCGCTTCGCAAAAGGCCGTCAAGGGACAAGCTATAGCCgatcatttggcagaaaatccaaAGGACGATGATTATCAACCGCTCCATACCTATTTCCCTGATGAAAAGGTTTTATTTGTTGGTACCGTGGAAGATATGAGCGAGCAGTGCCCTAAATGGAGATTGTTTTTCGATGGTGCAGCTAATTCTTTTGGAGTCGGAATAGGAGCAGTTCTTGTATCCCCGGAGGGGAAGCATTACCCTGGAGCTACTAAATTGCAATTTGCCTGAATAAATAATATGGCCGAGTATGAAGCATGTATTTTTGGTCTtaaaatggctttggaaatggaaGTTAAGGAGTTAATAGCCTTCAGTGATTCAGATTTACTCGTGCACCAAACATTGAAGCaatggataaccaaagattcaaaaatctTGCCATACCACTGTAATTTGCTCAATCTGGctaaacaatttcaaattttggaatTCAGACATCTCCCACAAGCCCGAAATGCATTTGCAGATGCCTTGGCCACCTTATCTTCTATGATACAATATCCAGACGAATTAGGAATCGAGCCTATCCAAATTCAACTCCAAGACAAGCCTGCTCATTGTTGGGTAGTAGTCAAGACATCTGACAAAAGCCCTTGGTACAATGATATTAAGGAATTCATCAAAACCGGGTCTTACCCTCCAGAAGCTAGTGCAAATGACAAGGGTTTCCTGCGCAGAATGGCCTCGaagtttttcttaaatggagagGTATTATACAAAAAGACCTTAGATTTGAACCTCTTAAGATGCATCGATGAAGATGAAGCTCAATACATGATGAAAGAGGTGCATAGCGGTGTCTgcggacctcacatgaatggacATTTGTTGGCAAAGAAAATTATGAGAACCGGGTATTTTGGCTTACAATGGAACGCGATTGCATAgattttgtccggagatgtattAAATGTCAAGTGCATGGCGACATCATACGCGCTCCTCCCACCGAATTGCACAGTATGATTGCCCCATGGCCCTGCTCGATGTGGGGTATGGATGTGATTGGCACAATTGACCCTCCTGCTTCAAATGggcatcgatttatattggtggcaattgaGTACTTCACCAAATGGGTCGAAGCGGAATCATTCAAGCACGTGACAAAGAAGGTGGTGGCGAATTTCTTAAGAGATCACATCATATGCCGATTTAGGGTGCCGGAAACATTGATTacagacaatgccaagaatctcaACAATGATATGGTGGACGGGCTATGCGAACAGTTCAAAATCAGACATCGCAACTCTGCCATCTATAGGCCGCAGATGAATGGAACTGTAGAAGCcgcaaacaagaatttgaagaagatcaTTCGCAAGATGACTGAAAAGCATCGTGACTGGCATGAAAAGCTCCCTTATGCACTAATGGCGTATCGCACTTCTATCCGAACATCAACTAGGACAACACCCTACTCgctcatgtatggaatggaagctgtGCTACCTGCCGAGGTCGAAATCCCTTCATTGCGTATTCTAATGGAGACCAAGTTGGAAGAGGCTGATTGGATAAAGCAGCGTTATGAACAACTGTCCTTGATTGATGAGAAACGACTTAATGCTATTTGTCACGACCAATGTTATCAAAAACGCGTGGCCCGGGCCTACAACAAGAAAGTCCATCGGCGTACATTTGAGGAAGGTGACCAAGTACTAAAACGAATTTTGCCAGTACAGGATGAGGCAAAAGGCAAAttcgctccaaattggcaagggccattCATTGTTCAAAAGGTACTACCTGGTGGAGCGCTTGTTTTAGCAGAGATGGATGGAcaaacattccctcaacctatcaactcagacatgtgtaagaagttctttgtttgattatgcaaatttcttttagaaGTTACGCTAGCGACGAGACAAAAGTcgggccatcttcttttccactTGAAACATTCAATCCCTACtcgtcccttttgagctatcagactAATAattttcatttggcaacccctgaggattgcaaaccccacactggggcaaatttattgtgagaaaaagaaaaaaccccacactggggcaaatttaattttctgaagaaaaatgcaaaagtaaggaaaatgcaatgaaaaatgcaaagagagaaaatccaatcaaactaggggcaaaattttcctcagttttcgttcaaaattggaaatgatctcaaaatgatgcaatctcagatTATTTCACacttttcattaaaaaatctttgctttcaagcctcaactttcttgaaaacaccccacctgacctcattacaaaagcccaaagtcctggctttcgtcacttgctgtatttctattaggaagttcgctaatcaactggcaagtgatgtccacaatgccttcgcctaagcttataagggaagcgcattttactgatgccagcgATCTTCAACTCACATTCTTGAGTTGATCATGGCCGAACTTTCCCATcgttctttaggtgaaaacccgaaagggcacctcaaaaaaaaaacaaaaaaaaaagaagaaaacaaaacaaaacaagaagcAAAAAGGgcgggggcaaccttggtgaaaactcgaaagggcgccaaggtagggtTCTGCAATGAGcgagcacgaggaggaacagctggtgacttggttcatttggatttctcttcgTTTTGTAACACTTCTGTCAATATTGGATTccggaacaaagatatccagagactCGAATGtgacatctgttggccaaaaGCTGTGTCTCACTTTGAAtagatattcttttgcaaatacattcctATGAAGTTCATTTTTCCTCATGACATTTTTATGGGTTTAAGCATGATTGGTTGTGTCTGCATTCTTTTGCATATTCATGTGAATTTATCTTACatgcaatcattttttttaaaagcatCGAATTTTAATAAATGACAATCCCCATGATTTGTGCAAAGCATACCTTGGATACAGTCATCTTTTGGAAACGGTCGTGATTCAGCAAGGCCCGTTACACAGATCTCATAATATGGCTAAAGGCATACCTGGTCAGTCTGGGAAAAATCAGAAAGACTTTGAAGTAATAAATCCAACTAAATCAGATACCACAGCAAAAGTTGAcaaaggcatcaaaagactcatgtttacacgattctcaaagggaaccggatcaaatgatggtggcaatttccttattctttcccttttgcagaaaaatttcaTGCATAGATGAAAACAATCACATCTCGCACTGGGGTCAGTACCGGAAAGTTTTCCAGCAAACAAAGGCAGATCGGAAAAGTTGCAAGCAGGTTTGATCAAAGGCACAACAAAACGGTAAGTATACTGGAATTTTTCCCGATTTTGAATTTcttgtttcgggtcagtcccgatttttaaattttcggttcgggtcagtcccgattttaaattcttgtctcgggtcagtcccgatgttaaattcctgtctcgggtcagtcccgattgtAAATTcttgtttcgggtcagtcccaattttaaattcctgtctcgggtcagtcccgattttaaatttcctgttcgggtcagtcccgattttaaatttcttgtttcgggtcagtcccgattttaaattcctgtctcgggtcaatcccgattttaaatttcctgttcgggtcagtcccgaatttaaattcctgtctcgggtcagtcccgattttaaatttcctgttcgggtcagtccggttttaaatttctttgtctcgggtcagtcccgattttaaatttcttgtctcGTCtcggtcagtcccgattttaaatttcctgttgttcgggtcagtcccgtttaaatttcctgtctcgggtcagtcccgattttaaatttcctatcTCGGGTCAGtctcgattttaaatttctcgttcgggtcagtcccgttttaaatttcttatctgggtcagtcccatttcaaaattttgtcaaaggggtcagtccccatttctaaagcgtccatcgttcgagacgttcgcagccaaataacacaggtaagtattttggtgtctacttctttgtctcaagtttttccaaaactcagacaaagaggggcaaactgtagacaccaaatttttagtgtagttttatttactattatttttattattctttaagttagtttttatttacttttagtcttttatttttatttctaagtcattttagcatagaatttatcaaaaaaaaaagaaaatcattcacaaaaatatgctttagttattttagtttcaagttcattgttatttaattaaaaaaaaggaaaaaagaaaaatcaacacaaaaaaaagaaaaatttagcatttcatttttatctttttatgcctaGTCTCGCtctttttattcaattttacttaagttgttgtttctttatatttttgttcATCATtatttaactaaaaaaaaaaaggggaacaAGCTCACGAACCATGAGAAGCATAGGATCTTAGCCCTTTCTTCATGTTACAAGTTAAGCAGAAAAATGCACggaaaaaattgcagaagtaaaAATATAGCTTAGCCCATTTCATTTTCCGCCGTTTTCCCATTGTTTTTCCTTTACCCTTGGATTATCTTGACTTCATCCTACCTGGCTCTCATCTGGAATGAAGAGTGATCGGATGGTCAAAGAAAAGTGGCAAAATGAGATTTATCAAGGGCCGTGAAGATCAGGGTTTGAGGGATATAAAAACAGAAGGCTACAGGGGTTTTTCTTGGAAAAGAGAGGACGGCAGGGGGGCTTTTGATGGCTGAAAATCTGGGGTAAAAGAGGATAAAAGATGGGCGGCTGAGAAAGTTGGGAGGAGGGCATAAGAGTGACGGT
The window above is part of the Coffea eugenioides isolate CCC68of unplaced genomic scaffold, Ceug_1.0 ScVebR1_459;HRSCAF=1141, whole genome shotgun sequence genome. Proteins encoded here:
- the LOC113758298 gene encoding uncharacterized protein LOC113758298, producing the protein MALEMEVKELIAFSDSDLLVHQTLKQWITKDSKILPYHCNLLNLAKQFQILEFRHLPQARNAFADALATLSSMIQYPDELGIEPIQIQLQDKPAHCWVVVKTSDKSPWYNDIKEFIKTGSYPPEASANDKGFLRRMASKFFLNGEVLYKKTLDLNLLRCIDEDEAQYMMKEVHSGVCGPHMNGHLLAKKIMRTGYFGLQWNAIA
- the LOC113758299 gene encoding uncharacterized protein K02A2.6-like; translated protein: MDVIGTIDPPASNGHRFILVAIEYFTKWVEAESFKHVTKKVVANFLRDHIICRFRVPETLITDNAKNLNNDMVDGLCEQFKIRHRNSAIYRPQMNGTVEAANKNLKKIIRKMTEKHRDWHEKLPYALMAYRTSIRTSTRTTPYSLMYGMEAVLPAEVEIPSLRILMETKLEEADWIKQRYEQLSLIDEKRLNAICHDQCYQKRVARAYNKKVHRRTFEEGDQVLKRILPVQDEAKGKFAPNWQGPFIVQK